The Dermacentor silvarum isolate Dsil-2018 chromosome 3, BIME_Dsil_1.4, whole genome shotgun sequence region CATAATTCAGGTAAGCCGTGCACTTTGTTTACTGGTTCAATTTTAAAAGGACCTCTTCATTCTATGCTAACAAAGGCAGATGACATGccaactcctttttttttctttaccttgtGTTTCTGGGTTTCATTCTTAATAATAGTTATATAATATTACTCTCTAAACCCCTGTCAAACAAAACATGATTAATAATTATAGTTTGAAACTTATCTACTCTCCCTCAATACTTAACTGTTGTAATGACAGTAAGCACAGCAGAGGTTTTACATCTAGCCACTGACAAAGTAGCTTGCCAAGTGTGACGTCAGTGGTGCCAAAAAAAGGTTGCACGATGCCAGACACGCTTCAAAACGAGCAATAAGATTTGCTCCAAAAATTCAGGGCTTAGAAAgcattttctcttttctttaaaAGCTGTGTTTTCGTCAATTTCACCAATTAGATGTTTATTACTAGCACTATTAAAATTTCACACGAAAAACTCAGCACTGGTATGTTGTAATGTTACCATTTCAAAGGTATCTTCACGTATTTGGGCTGTTGTGCCACTGCAGATGTTGGACTGTATTGAACATACACTGTACATACACATACATGACGTGCGAGCGAGTGGCAAATAGCCTCGTCGTTCGTATGTTGTGCAGTGCCCCGTAGAGATGCGAACATAAAAGGAGAGGGTGGTGTCGTTCTTTCCACTGCCTGCACCCCTTCTTGCACATTTGTCTTTCTGTGTGGAGACCGTGTGCAAGCGAAGAAGAATGGAAGAAACTGAGAGGGTGATCATGCTACCGGTCAGTCATGCTCACTGTTCACTCTGCTTCTGAAGCTGCGATAAACACAGAGCATCCACCTAAAATAGTCCTTGTTCATGTCTGTACAATAAGAAAGATAATATTAAAGAAACAACTTCCGGTATAGGGGTGCAAACAAAGGAAGGAATGCTCTCATTCTCTTGTGTTGTTTTTGCACCTCGCCGTAGTGCAAAGCCTCGTCTCATGTGGAGAGAGTGATTTTCTTGGTATtgcagaagggtaatttactaatacaacttgctattttttttttttctttagtgttccTCTGACGCATCTTCAAGCATTCTAGGATGATGGTGACAGGACATCACCAACCATCTACTCTAAGGGAAAAAGAGAAACTACAAAAAGTTTAGTccatgggattagccaacagctagccaggggtcctctctggggctccaatggctggctcctcagAACCTTAAtgaagttctttgtctgtctgtcctcAGGCCTTCATGTTTAACTTCAGCTGTAATTAGTGCTGTAATTCTAATTACACATTTCTTTTAAGTGtaagaaatgctggaaagggtaGAAAAAGAAACGCATTTGTTCTACTCCTGTATCCCTTGCCCTGTCTCCTCTGTGCACACTGCAAAGCTGTTTAGTACTAGCAGTTTTTTTCCCCCTTGTACATGTGCGTATGTATCGACTCTTTTCATGTGGAGCGGCAAGCCCTACATACTTCTATACATCTGTCCCTATAAGCAAATATTGCAGGTCCAGCTTAGCAATTGCTCTTACGTGAAACACCAACCAGTGTGACAGTGTCTTCTTTTTTAAACGAAGTGTCGTTTTAAATGAAGGACATTTActgcctcccgcatttttagctatatcgcacgAGCGTCCATCatgcgtcattttagcgcctttaagcggcgataatcagcgagaccggcagaagtactctcaagtgcactaagcactctcctgtgcaagagtcgtctaatgcgacgttcccttcaggacgacgtacgaccatattatagtgttatCGCGATGCGAGAGGCTGCACATAATGGTGAGAGCACTGTAAAATGTGTTGGATATGTAGCAGTATGGcttacatgaaagaaaaaaaggaaaagaaggcaTTATAACTGCAGGTAATTGTGGCCACCCGTGAATACTGGACACTGCATCAAAAGCTCAAACGTGGCACAACACGTCTCGCAGCGAAGAAAATTTGGTGTATCGAGATTTGCAGCACGTATTGAATGACAGACTTTACTTACAGCTTTAACTGCGCATTGCAAAAACTTCTTCCCAAATTGGTCAAATATGTATTCATCTATGAATGTAAAATTTTAATACTTGTGAGAAATTACAATTGTAGCTTAGTTGCGCGGAGCACTTTTGTAAAGAGCACTTACTGCACATCAAAGCTGTGTGCTTGATCTAAGGCATATTGCTACTACATCAGCTCCACACAGGAGAAGTTACTCGGCACTGCCATACAAAACTGCGTATACTATGCTCGTTTTACATTATCAGGGCCCTTTAATAAAATTAATATCGCATAGATTATGACATGAAGGCACCCAATGCATTCGTAACTGAAAACCATGTAGGTTCACTATTCTACCAGTGCATTGTTATGGCAAACTACAGCAACAATAATGGCTCAGGAGGTGTTGGATCTGTCTGCTCTGCTACATAGAGCTTGGGACAGATGGCCACAGATGCATGTGCCTCTGTGGTGACTAGCACGTGATGCCTAGAAATACTAGATAATGCAGACCCTTAAAACGGCTCTGGAAGGACAGCTGGTCACATTACTTGTATCGATACTTCTTGATACAGTCGTTCCCAAGGTCTACCACAACAGCGTGACCATCTGGGAGTGCAGCGATTCCAAGTGGCCGGCCCAGTCGGCTACCCCTGCTCTCTATCGTGTAGGTGAGCTGCCCGCCGACCCGGTCAAATAGCAGGACGTTGTTCTTGCTGCGATCAGAACGAGCAGCCAGCACAATGCCTTGTGCATCAACACAGATGCCCCCAAATCTTCCTTTCCCCTTACCCTCGACAAACATTGTTGAGAGCCAGCTGCCGTGCGTGTCCAGCACATGTATAGTCGAGTCCACCACTAGAACGCTGTCATCAGGACTCACCGCTACAGCACTTGGGTTGAAGTTGGTCGGCAGCGCCAGCACTTTTCCTTCCACCTTCTTGACAAGCGTGCCGTCTTGCTTAAAAATAAAGACGCAGCGTTTCCCACTGTCTACGACAAACACATCCCCCTTAGAGTTGACTGCAAGGGCTGTGGGTTCCCCCAGGTCAGCATGTGTGAAGGTCCGAACAATGGTCCCATCAGCAGTGAACTCGGTAATCATGCGGGTCCTCCAGTTGCATGTCACCAGAGTTCCTGCAGATGGGGAGATGGCAAGTCCTGTGCCACCACGTTCCTCAATGCCAACTCCTGTCATGTGACGAAGAAACCGAAGTTCCGGTGTGAGGACCTTGATTCTGCAGTTTCCCGTGTCCAGCACATAGAGCAGGCCCTCCGGTCCACACACCACAGCCACAGGCTGATGGAATCCATCGGTGCCGTCCCCACGCCGGCCAAACACCATGTCGGGGTCGATGTTGTCGGTAGCAGCAAACTCGAAAGGACTGCCCTGCAAGGGTCGGCCCAGCACCGACACGGCAAGGCGGTATCGCGCAACACGGGGCACTTGAAACGTCACAGCATATTCACCAGTTCCACGGTCTATAACTTGAACATCGAGAGGTTTCTGATCCTCATTACACGCCACTAGTGCCACAGTCACAGGATCCCCGCCCACCGTCTGAGGCCGACCGTCACAGTCGTAGGTACGAAGCAAAGCACAGGCCCTAACGTATGCCGGACAGTCCTTGACGCTAATTGTACACAAGGGCGGAAATGTGCGGCTTGTCTCGAGCTTGCCAAAGACCTTGAGAGCCTGTGCAATGTCATCAAGGGCGGAGTTGTAGGCACAGTCGAAATGGAGGTAGCAGTTCTCGCGGGGTTCAGCCAAGTGATCCAGAGAACCCATCTTGACATCCAAGTCAGCAATTTTTTTTGTGAGGTTTCGGACATCAAGCTGACTCTCGGGGGTGCAGCATTCCTGCTCAAGCTGAGACCTCTCGTTTTGGATTTGATTCAGCTGCTCTTCGAGGGCCTCTTTCTTGCGGTCCCAGAGTGCCTGCGGTTGaatgacagtaaaaaaaaaaagtgatgtatCATGATAGCAGTTCAGCACGATCTGACAACGTAAGCCACACAGGCCACACACAACCCATGCTGCTGTTTTGCTCCTATCATCAGCAAACGAGTGGTTGAAAATGCTGCCTTAAAATCAGACTTCACAACCCATTTTCTTTCAGTGCACCATAGATTTAATACAGCCAAACGTCAATAGTATAACGAACACAGAAATAATGAATTATTGAGTACAATGAAGTAATTTTAAAACATTTCTCACCTATATCAGCGTACAACGAATGTATGTTTATAATGAATATTGGATATAGCAAAGGTTTCATGCCTGATGTGATTTCATTATGTTCGACTGTATTtattctttctgaggttttatgtgccaaaaccagttccgattatgaggcacgccgtagtggagggctccggattaattttgaccacctaaggttctttaatgtgcactacaatgcaagcacacgggcgtttttgcattttgcctccatcgaaatgcggcagccgcggccgggattcgatcccgcgacctcgtgctcagtcagcagcacaccgccttagctaactgagccactgcAGCGGGTGTTCGACTGTATTTCCAAGTGTTGTTGTGAACCATCCCTGTCAAGGAATGTCAAGACACGAATTAAAATGTAACAAGCTGTCATGGTGAATGACGCCGTGTCACAAATTTGTGCAGCCCACCAAGACATGGTGAAGTGCAGCGCGACAGTAGGTGCAATAGTGTATGGTATAGCTGCTACGGAGTATCGGTGCTTCACGATGGACCTGAATTGTGGAGTCGGTATTGTGGGTATCGAGGTGCCTTCCCACGCCTCATCCCCCAGCTCATGTGCGGCGGTGGCCATTTGCCAAGGTCGATCTCCAAGAACCGTTGTCCAAGTGGAAACATGGTGAGCATAGCTAGTGTGCCAGAGCTACTTTCCAACGCAAACCACGATTCTCCCCAGGGGGAGGAAACAGTTTTTAAGGACATGCTGCGATTTCATCTTGAGGCACATGTGTCTAGTATCGTACAAGTGCACGCGCACCTCACAATGTACATGGCCATAGACAGAGCTTGGCTGGTTGCATCAAGCGTTAGCAAGCGTTGATGTAGGTGCACATCTTTTCAAAACATTCAGTCATTTTTTCAGCGTCCCTACTGGATAGCTGGCTGCATATTTTAGTTGTACACTCAAACTGCTGTAATGCCTCCTGGTGAGTACTGGTTCCCTATACCTTATGCAGTACAGTAGTGGTGATGGTGGTGCAACAGGCATGTTAAGCCTGGCAGTCGAGGTTGACAATTGCACCACCTGTACAGTGCCTGTGCAAAGACACACAAGCAGAAGGCACAACATTTCTATTTAAATGATCTCATGGCCTTCTGGAAACACTAAACGCTGTACACAGTCATGTAGAAAAATCATCCTCTTCACAGGACATTGAGCAATGCATTTTGCACCACAGTACAGCCCCACCAGGACCCTTATAAAATGCTCCGTATCGGCCAATTCGTCGCCTTCGGCACAGAGCAGCACAGTGACTCAGCACAGACATACAAGAAAGTAGTCAGCAAGGAATAATGACCTGCAATGTGGCTAACAGTGACTTCCGTCGCTGCTCCAGAAGGTCCTGAATTTCCCGAAAAGAGGCCTCGATTTGGTCCGTTACTTCTTCCGCAGCAGCATCAAGCCTTGTGATTTCGGCACTGactgcctccgccgctgcatccAGTTTGCTCAGGCACAGTTGAGACTGCAAGCATCAGAAAATGCACTCGGGAAACACAACAACTGACTGATACTATACAAGCAGTTTAAATGCAAATCGTTGGCCCAAATCACAACCAACAATACAAGGGGTTACATTAAAGACCACAGACGCGTCACTAAGAATTAAAGGCATAATAAAGGGAAATGTTAAAGTTTAACCTGATAAAGTGTTCTCAAAACTTAATTGTCATTAATTTCGCAGTAAGTGGTTGATTAATAGAAGATAAAATGAAGACAATGCTTCCACTTATTGAATTTCATGCCTAAACCCCAGCACTGGTACGTCAGTTGGATGTCACAAATTTCACAGTATTTTTTTCGAACTGGGGCCATTGTGGTGCAGTAGAAGTttgcgaaacttgccaagttcagtctcTGGCTCCtctagaatacaatgtagtccaccTTCATGGATAAAGAATTTGCTAGGCCAAAGGAAACACTGTCAAAATCCATAACGTCACTGTGAGCTGGCACAGAAGTTCAAGGCAGTGTTGCCACCCATCATTCGTTTTTGTATCgtttctggcttatcaagcccCCTATCATGGCAAAAGTGGATGTTATGGTATAGTAGCCCAAGAATAGGCTAACTCATATATATTATAGGAAAATCGAAAAAGACATTGTATATCATGTGCTATTCCAATAAGAGGTCTGTGTGCATTAGCGATATCTATGAGCCATATTATATGCACAGGTTGCATGTAGTGATTCATTATTGTTTCTTTATTATGCAAAGCAGAGATACGCTCACCGGCACTACTTTGTCGGATAAACTTCCATGCTATATAAGCTGGAGCATTCAATAACACATACCCAGCTGCCCAAGAATGCTGCAGCCCAAATACTACAAGAAATTCAAGAAAATCAAAGAAGCAGTTCATTATCATATGCTATTCCCATTAAGAGGTCAGTGTGCTTTGGAGGAACCGACGAGGCAACATAACATGTTTTACGTTATgattagggctccgtgttttcggagtttatttttcttgaaattcggagggtgtttttcggagtttattttctggcggaaatttggagttaaattttgcattattctcaatactcaaaaatcttagatgaaatgatatctgaacatGAAAACATCAGAATACACtaagcgtatttttgttgtctggaaggtttgaatgcacaaacacatatacacacaagcacaaatacttgaatacaaaacacctacgtttgtgcgtattacaaccttaaaCCTTGTTGTAATtgacgcaatcatactttacgaggttgctgtcactgatggaagcacgctaCTTTCTATcgatgattctcagctttgaaaatgccctttcaacgtttgtGCTAGATTACTCGGCGCGCAGCGAGAAggcactggccactggacagtgtgaagtctccaaagcgacaggggttcaacaatgttactgattaattagctctgatagttcgcaataTCACTCATGAGTGGttcatgtcgtcagtttcaagaaataCTAACTttggcgcataggtttcgaacgcgcgggaTAGCTcaatttgaacactataccaaaacaattcactggtgtactggagtgtatcgaaaaggttcctctcaactgttTCCCTCCAATTTTTAGCGACAGGtccatgaaggtctgcgacagtcgttgagcggtcatacgtctctcgctccgtgcgcgacaagacctttgttaaatgtgcgatgggtgtggtctacgGGATACTGTAGGCGTGAGAtaaagtttatatcggccaaaccggctgatgtatcaatgactgcttagaacatgcccttGCGATAAAGaacggaacagggtcatattggccataaaaatcggagtttatcggataaatccgaattgtcaaaaattttaccggcgagagtttatcggattttttcggatttatccgaaaacacggagccctagttaTGATGTATTGTTTGCTATTGCAGAACAGAGGttcactcactggcactacttTGTTTGCCAACGTTTAGAGCTGTATAAGTAACCTGTTCGGCAAAAAAACTGATACTAGCACCAAACTACAAAAGGGCATgtagagaagggggggggggggggggggcaagaaagCTCTGCTTTAAATAAGTGCCTTCTGTGTTCATATATTTATGCGCTTTTACAACATCCCCATCTGGTTTGTACTGTTTTATGCTTATAACGGCTATGAGCCACCCACACCAAACAGGAATCCTTGGAAGCTCACTTTGTACAGGAGTATCTCAGACATGCGCTTGACAGCAATGGAGAAGGGCACGACAGTGTGGCTGGAGTCAGCGTGGGCAGGACCGAGGCACGTGGAGCAGAACACTTGGTCGCATGCCTCGCAGAAGAGCAACTCTGGCCCCGCAGGGTGGAGGGCGCACTTGGGCACAACCTCGCGCCGCCGGCTGGCCACAAGGTCTAGTAGCTGGTTGACAAGGAAGCTGGGGGGCAGCGCCCCGACCCCAGGCTCTGGCAGAGGCACAGCCTCGCGGCAGATGGGGCACCTCAGTGTGCCCTCGTGCTGCGAGCCACAGAATCAAACCGAATCAAATTACggagtttaacgtcccaaagcaacacatgccatttaatttactttattttctcACAATTGCAAATAAAAAGCCCTATGGGAGCACACTTGAAGAAACATAACTGTATATCTGTAGCACTCCTGTTTCTGATATGTGAATTTTAAGGATTGCATAGATTGTTTACTTAATGACAAAGTATACGCTGTGTCAGTTAAGTAGGCAGACAAGTTCACACCTGAGATCGAGCGGCTGCAGCAAGGCGCTCGAGGCAGCTGCGGCACACTGTATGGGAGCAGGAGAGGAGCTTGGGGCTGCGCTCCTGGCCATCGTAGGTACACAGGCATGTGCTGCATGTGAGGAAGTTCTCGCTGAAGTCTTCGTAGTTCAGCGACACCGTCTCAACCAGCGTTGATGACGTCATCTTGGCAGCCCGAGGTGCCTCTCCTCATGCGTAGCTGCTCGAAACAGGTGCCGCCACTGCCTCCTCTGGGAGCTCCTGCATTTTAAAGCATTACTGCTGCATGCATGCCAGGATTAAGATGCAAGAAAGAAACAAGTAAACAAGAACATACAAAACACTGTAGGTCACATTTTGACATGCAGCATTTACTCGCTGCAGCAGTTATGTGGCTGTGATATTCTGGTGCTGAGAAAGAGGCAGCATGTTTGATTCCCAGTCATGTCAATTGAAATCTGGTTGAGCAGAGTGTATAAACACTCATGTACTTTGAGTGAAGTTCACTCTAAAACAACCCCAAGTGGTCAGAATTACTTTTGTAGGTTTATAGAACAAAACCACAGAGAGGGAGGACTTGTGCTATGTCCTTTGTCCCTGTGATGTAGCTCTATCCACCTACGAGAACATCACACCAAGAAAGCCAAACCGTTACCTTTGCcaaggtcaaaattaatctgcagcACTACAATGCAGCACCTCACATAGCCCAAGTGTTGCTTCAGGGACATTAAAAGCCCATAAATCATCAACATGCAGCATTGTATGTTAATAACAATGACTGCATAACTTTTACCACTGCTTTGCAGCTGCAATGTGCAGCAGTTGTCCTTTAACACAACACATTTCTTCAGAAGACAGCACACTCGAGCTCTGTCTCCATACCACTACCAAAGACCAGAGGCCCATCTTTTGTAATGACTCATTCTTTTTACATTCTTTCATTAGCTGATATGCCATCATGCCCACTGTTATCACCAAGACCAGCCACACAGTTCAACTGTAAGCAAATATGGTTAAACATTGTTATAATGAAGTCGCATCTGATATAAAAATGCCTTAGTTATAAGCACATATTTGTTACACG contains the following coding sequences:
- the LOC119445918 gene encoding tripartite motif-containing protein 2, whose product is MTSSTLVETVSLNYEDFSENFLTCSTCLCTYDGQERSPKLLSCSHTVCRSCLERLAAAARSQHEGTLRCPICREAVPLPEPGVGALPPSFLVNQLLDLVASRRREVVPKCALHPAGPELLFCEACDQVFCSTCLGPAHADSSHTVVPFSIAVKRMSEILLYKSQLCLSKLDAAAEAVSAEITRLDAAAEEVTDQIEASFREIQDLLEQRRKSLLATLQALWDRKKEALEEQLNQIQNERSQLEQECCTPESQLDVRNLTKKIADLDVKMGSLDHLAEPRENCYLHFDCAYNSALDDIAQALKVFGKLETSRTFPPLCTISVKDCPAYVRACALLRTYDCDGRPQTVGGDPVTVALVACNEDQKPLDVQVIDRGTGEYAVTFQVPRVARYRLAVSVLGRPLQGSPFEFAATDNIDPDMVFGRRGDGTDGFHQPVAVVCGPEGLLYVLDTGNCRIKVLTPELRFLRHMTGVGIEERGGTGLAISPSAGTLVTCNWRTRMITEFTADGTIVRTFTHADLGEPTALAVNSKGDVFVVDSGKRCVFIFKQDGTLVKKVEGKVLALPTNFNPSAVAVSPDDSVLVVDSTIHVLDTHGSWLSTMFVEGKGKGRFGGICVDAQGIVLAARSDRSKNNVLLFDRVGGQLTYTIESRGSRLGRPLGIAALPDGHAVVVDLGNDCIKKYRYK